The following proteins are co-located in the Paroedura picta isolate Pp20150507F chromosome 18, Ppicta_v3.0, whole genome shotgun sequence genome:
- the GTF2A2 gene encoding transcription initiation factor IIA subunit 2 has translation MAYQLYRNTTLGNSLQESLDELIQSQQITPQLALQVLLQFDKAINSALAQRVRNRVNFRGSLNTYRFCDNVWTFVLNDVEFREVTDLVKVDKVKIVACDGKNTGSNAAE, from the exons ATGGCCTACCAGCTTTATAGAAATACTACGCTGGGGAACAGTCTTCAAGAGAGCCTGGATGAGCTCATACAG tCTCAGCAAATCACCCCTCAGCTGGCCCTCCAGGTGCTACTTCAGTTTGACAAAGCCATCAATTCTGCGTTGGCCCAGCGGGTCAGAAACAGAGTCAATTTCCGG ggttcCCTGAACACGTACAGATTTTGCGACAATGTCTGGACGTTTGTCCTGAACGATGTCGAATTCAGAGAAGTCACAGATCTGGTGAAAGTGGACAAAGTGAAGATCGTAGCCTGCGATGGAAAAA ATACTGGTTCCAACGCGGCGGAGTGA
- the GCNT3 gene encoding beta-1,3-galactosyl-O-glycosyl-glycoprotein beta-1,6-N-acetylglucosaminyltransferase 3 gives MYFLERRVSGQVLRLLAVGGLMLCATVVLRYTSWECRFPDLGQQAESPQTQLCQDQLYQSLRLPPGNEISCSQLTRGDVEAVQEALLWRLEKKNRRAPLGEGHYLNLTRNCRLFKESRRFVQFPLSKEEEAFPIAYSMVVHQQIEMFERLLRAIYTPQNVYCIHVDKKAPEPFHEAVRAIASCFDNVFVASKLEQVVYASWSRVQADLNCMEDLLASKVRWKYLLNTCGADFPIKTNGEIVRALKTLNRQNNMESERPSAAKAMRWRYRHEVKDSVSRTSTLKSAPPHGSPMFTGSAYIVVTREFVRHLFEDATVKQFLEWSEDTYSPDEHVWATLHRMPGVPGSLPTNDKYDLTDMNAIARVVKWAYVEGDVQKGAPYSPCTGVSRRAVCVYGVGDLHWLLAQRHLLANKFDPAVDDNTLQCLEEYLRHKAIYGKAL, from the coding sequence ATGTATTTCTTGGAGAGGAGAGTCTCCGGTCAGGTCCTGCGCCTGCTGGCCGTGGGGGGCTTGATGCTCTGCGCCACGGTCGTGCTGCGCTACACCTCCTGGGAGTGCCGGTTCCCCGACCTGGGCCAGCAGGCCGAAAGCCCACAGACTCAACTGTGCCAGGACCAGCTCTACCAGTCTCTGCGCCTGCCTCCCGGGAACGAAATCAGCTGCTCGCAGCTCACCCGCGGAGATGTGGAGGCGGTCCAGGAGGCGCTCCTGTGGAGGCTGGAGAAGAAGAACCGGCGGGCGCCCCTGGGCGAGGGCCACTACTTGAACCTCACCCGGAACTGCAGGCTCTTCAAGGAGAGCAGGAGGTTCGTCCAATTCCCGCTCAGCaaggaggaagaagccttccccatcGCTTATTCCATGGTGGTCCACCAGCAGATCGAGATGTTCGAGAGGCTCTTGAGGGCCATCTACACCCCGCAGAATGTCTACTGCATCCACGTGGACAAGAAGGCCCCGGAGCCGTTCCACGAGGCCGTGCGGGCCATCGCCTCCTGCTTCGACAACGTCTTTGTGGCCTCGAAGCTGGAGCAGGTAGTCTACGCCTCCTGGTCCCGGGTTCAAGCCGACCTGAACTGCATGGAGGACCTCCTGGCGAGCAAAGTCCGGTGGAAATACCTCCTGAACACCTGCGGGGCGGACTTCCCCATCAAGACCAACGGCGAGATCGTCCGCGCCCTGAAGACGCTGAACCGGCAGAACAACATGGAATCCGAGAGGCCGTCCGCGGCCAAAGCGATGCGCTGGAGGTACCGCCACGAGGTGAAGGACTCCGTGTCCCGGACCAGCACTCTGAAGAGCGCCCCTCCACACGGGTCCCCCATGTTCACCGGCAGCGCGTACATCGTGGTCACGAGGGAGTTTGTCCGGCACCTTTTCGAGGACGCCACGGTGAAGCAGTTCCTGGAGTGGAGCGAGGACACCTACAGCCCCGATGAACACGTCTGGGCCACTCTGCACCGCATGCCCGGGGTGCCGGGGTCCTTGCCCACCAACGATAAATACGACCTCACGGACATGAACGCCATTGCGAGGGTCGTCAAGTGGGCCTACGTCGAGGGCGACGTGCAGAAAGGGGCTCCCTACAGCCCTTGCACGGGGGTCTCCCGGCGGGCGGTGTGCGTCTACGGGGTGGGCGACCTGCACTGGCTGCTCGCTCAGCGGCACCTCCTGGCCAACAAGTTTGACCCCGCCGTGGACGACAACACCCTCCAATGCCTGGAAGAATACCTGCGCCACAAAGCGATATACGGGAAGGCCCTCTGA